The following proteins are encoded in a genomic region of Lactiplantibacillus plantarum:
- a CDS encoding MarR family winged helix-turn-helix transcriptional regulator gives MTTNIKAELVAGKLAEYEQLSKIYDDIVKQARPRITVEGQGKILLALADEDHLSQKQLASRLGMSPQSTSEFVYKLVNRQLVTLSKSTKDRRVNLVNLTAAGRKEIASAAQEVPPFVNTLSDDELDQLAPLLTKITTAMYADIDAANPTLSVKFHKLFASRYLKQFKK, from the coding sequence GTGACAACGAATATTAAGGCGGAACTAGTCGCCGGAAAATTGGCCGAGTACGAACAACTAAGCAAAATTTATGATGACATTGTCAAGCAGGCCCGTCCAAGAATAACTGTTGAAGGTCAGGGCAAGATTCTACTAGCACTAGCCGATGAGGACCACCTCTCACAAAAACAGTTGGCAAGTCGCCTTGGCATGTCGCCGCAATCAACGAGCGAGTTCGTCTATAAACTTGTCAATCGTCAGCTGGTCACTTTATCCAAGTCCACCAAAGATCGCCGCGTCAACCTTGTGAACTTAACGGCTGCTGGTCGCAAAGAGATTGCATCCGCAGCCCAGGAGGTCCCCCCATTTGTCAATACGCTTTCTGACGACGAGCTCGATCAACTGGCACCCTTGTTAACCAAAATTACCACCGCGATGTATGCGGATATTGACGCTGCCAACCCGACTTTGAGCGTTAAGTTTCACAAATTATTTGCTAGTCGGTACTTGAAACAGTTTAAAAAGTAA
- a CDS encoding acyltransferase family protein, whose product MISSPSMEVTDVGDYLKLGACTAVMAQPILTDALASGPSIAMQTGIGVVYNLVKYTAPAFIFGILYTTTRLTLNQTALTYTDYLRQQWHALFIPTIWWTTIYLILMPQLQQGSQYHDWRGFFWQFVNGNAAPHLWYNTMMLQFIILMPLFWALGRWCQSRPRRGWIVFGGTTLVAVLWLWFYNQQVFHGPHSRGWYLLDRLFISFQIFGFYGMLAWVFRDTFQRMLNKWWPGLLGLWLVGLIWTNWELFSYGFPVNLRNAPYYKPSMTGYALAVIGLLAALCEIQVRRQRPFSKFVHFFAGMAYKAYLANVFWSELLWRGFGRTLMVKAPWLSIALCYGLTWLLSFTTALGLHAGWMRLKREYEHD is encoded by the coding sequence ATGATTTCTAGTCCGTCGATGGAGGTCACTGACGTTGGCGATTACCTCAAACTAGGGGCCTGTACTGCGGTGATGGCCCAACCGATTCTCACAGACGCATTGGCAAGTGGGCCGTCGATTGCCATGCAAACTGGGATTGGTGTTGTTTATAATCTGGTCAAGTATACGGCACCGGCCTTTATTTTTGGCATTCTCTATACGACGACGCGTTTGACGCTTAATCAGACCGCGTTGACCTATACCGACTATCTGCGCCAGCAATGGCATGCGCTGTTTATTCCAACGATTTGGTGGACCACGATCTACTTAATCTTGATGCCACAATTGCAGCAAGGTAGCCAGTATCATGACTGGCGGGGATTTTTCTGGCAGTTCGTTAATGGTAATGCAGCGCCTCATCTGTGGTATAACACCATGATGCTACAATTTATCATATTAATGCCGTTATTCTGGGCGCTTGGCCGTTGGTGTCAGTCTCGACCTCGACGCGGCTGGATCGTATTTGGCGGTACAACACTGGTCGCCGTTCTTTGGTTGTGGTTTTATAACCAACAAGTTTTCCATGGTCCTCACAGCCGTGGTTGGTATTTACTGGACCGGCTTTTTATCAGTTTCCAGATTTTCGGGTTCTATGGCATGTTAGCTTGGGTGTTTCGAGATACCTTTCAGCGCATGCTTAACAAGTGGTGGCCGGGATTACTTGGTCTATGGTTAGTTGGCCTGATCTGGACTAATTGGGAACTGTTCAGTTACGGCTTCCCGGTTAATTTGCGCAACGCCCCGTATTACAAACCATCAATGACGGGGTATGCGCTAGCAGTCATCGGCCTGTTGGCGGCATTGTGTGAGATTCAAGTTCGTCGTCAACGGCCTTTTAGCAAATTTGTACATTTCTTTGCTGGTATGGCCTATAAGGCATACTTAGCGAATGTTTTCTGGTCTGAATTGTTGTGGCGCGGTTTTGGTCGTACTTTGATGGTCAAGGCTCCCTGGCTGAGCATTGCGCTGTGTTATGGTTTGACCTGGTTATTGTCCTTTACAACGGCTTTGGGTCTGCATGCAGGATGGATGCGACTAAAACGTGAATACGAGCATGATTAG
- a CDS encoding MarR family winged helix-turn-helix transcriptional regulator codes for MPDFSFRDRPDKQRVQLTLGKASSSADAEQVLAFLDFQWTFRTMQATYEQLLDQYQLSESKFIILMLLENETDHTLLPSELATKLGSARATVSKLLVGLQKRGWVEKQHPQDDKRTVAIHLTAAGSSVLTQFLPANFKAVTTIFASFTVQEQQQFKGLLDKIKQGTQQLKSEAINHE; via the coding sequence ATGCCTGACTTTTCGTTTCGTGATCGACCAGATAAACAGCGAGTGCAATTGACACTGGGCAAAGCAAGTAGCTCGGCGGATGCTGAGCAGGTGTTGGCTTTTCTGGATTTTCAGTGGACATTTCGAACCATGCAAGCCACCTATGAACAATTACTCGATCAATATCAACTTTCAGAATCCAAGTTTATTATTTTAATGTTGCTGGAAAATGAAACTGATCACACGCTATTGCCGTCGGAGTTAGCCACAAAGCTAGGGTCTGCTCGGGCGACTGTGAGCAAGTTACTGGTCGGCTTGCAAAAGCGAGGCTGGGTGGAAAAGCAGCATCCACAAGATGATAAGCGGACGGTTGCCATTCATTTGACCGCCGCCGGTAGTAGTGTTTTGACGCAATTTTTACCGGCCAATTTTAAGGCGGTTACAACAATTTTTGCGTCGTTTACGGTTCAAGAGCAGCAGCAGTTTAAAGGCTTATTGGATAAAATCAAGCAAGGCACCCAACAATTAAAAAGTGAGGCAATTAATCATGAATGA
- a CDS encoding O-antigen ligase family protein → MRKRLLTTSPFLTGLKLLAILPPVGIGWLIYLSRWQWLALLKHPRQFSRHDPLLGFIVLLMGITTLNLNHHDYRSVILSVLMLFVLGNLWLLCRESTQSIAWHELRKFIIQFGLYITISGFAFHWLNQVLTLPTWLKFMLGDLLWGYAANQNRLFGSAYNPNDACCLLLIALGLLLTQLSHGSVHPFTRWPLINWFLVGLLCVGIYQTKSRTGLMIMIAILIMTTYQLCRHHRILVTTILIAGSLVVWHVFPRSASTITALQSRLTIWHNSFTVFKQAPYLGVTYFGFARHYLQLTGTYVPHAHDILLMLLASFGILGGAGFIYLVLSSGWHLTKYWHQYRTPNLRYFMMTLPIILAYGLTDFVLSSMQVLIIILLIIACWHHEQQLRPIISPHKYQSPLI, encoded by the coding sequence ATGCGAAAACGTCTTTTAACGACGTCGCCATTTTTGACTGGCCTAAAATTATTAGCTATTCTGCCGCCGGTAGGTATCGGATGGCTGATTTATTTAAGCCGGTGGCAATGGCTGGCGTTACTCAAACATCCACGACAATTCAGTCGGCACGACCCGTTGCTAGGTTTTATCGTCCTATTAATGGGCATCACGACGCTCAATCTCAATCACCACGATTATCGTAGTGTTATTCTGTCTGTCTTAATGCTTTTTGTATTGGGCAATCTTTGGTTGTTGTGTCGTGAGTCCACGCAGTCGATTGCTTGGCACGAGCTTCGTAAATTTATCATCCAATTTGGCTTGTATATTACAATTAGTGGTTTTGCTTTCCACTGGCTTAACCAAGTATTGACATTACCAACGTGGCTGAAGTTCATGCTGGGTGACCTATTATGGGGCTATGCTGCTAATCAGAATCGCTTGTTCGGGTCCGCCTATAATCCAAATGATGCCTGCTGTTTATTATTGATTGCCCTCGGCTTACTATTGACACAGTTAAGTCATGGAAGCGTTCACCCCTTCACGCGCTGGCCGCTCATAAACTGGTTTTTGGTTGGCTTACTTTGTGTGGGCATTTATCAAACCAAATCGCGCACAGGGCTCATGATCATGATAGCCATTCTGATCATGACGACTTACCAGCTTTGCCGTCACCATCGCATTTTGGTTACAACAATATTGATTGCTGGCAGTTTAGTTGTCTGGCACGTTTTCCCCAGAAGTGCTTCGACCATCACCGCGCTTCAAAGTCGCTTGACGATTTGGCACAACAGCTTCACCGTTTTCAAACAAGCCCCGTACCTCGGCGTGACGTATTTTGGCTTTGCCCGGCACTATTTGCAATTGACGGGAACCTACGTCCCACACGCCCACGATATTTTGCTCATGCTACTAGCTTCTTTTGGTATCCTAGGCGGTGCCGGCTTTATTTACTTAGTCCTCAGCAGTGGCTGGCACTTAACCAAATATTGGCACCAGTATCGTACGCCAAATTTGCGTTACTTTATGATGACTTTGCCCATCATTCTAGCCTATGGATTGACGGACTTCGTTTTATCTTCTATGCAAGTATTGATTATTATTTTGCTCATTATCGCTTGTTGGCACCACGAACAACAATTGCGGCCAATCATTAGCCCTCACAAGTATCAGTCTCCACTTATCTGA
- a CDS encoding rhodanese-like domain-containing protein: protein MNDKKIELLTTYLSLYIDHHTVLADMQNATGKYVVLDVRNAPAQVKKDQIKGAIAMPAKDLATRIGELDPAKTYVVYDWTGGTTLGKTALLVLLSAGFEAYELAGALEGWKGMQLPVETLAD, encoded by the coding sequence ATGAATGACAAGAAAATTGAATTGTTAACAACATATTTAAGCTTATACATCGATCATCACACCGTTTTAGCCGATATGCAAAATGCGACGGGCAAGTACGTCGTCTTAGATGTTCGGAATGCACCGGCCCAAGTGAAGAAAGATCAAATCAAGGGTGCAATCGCGATGCCTGCCAAGGATCTGGCAACCAGAATCGGTGAACTGGATCCGGCGAAGACCTATGTCGTGTATGATTGGACGGGGGGAACAACCCTTGGCAAGACGGCGTTACTCGTGCTACTATCCGCAGGTTTTGAAGCATACGAATTGGCAGGAGCACTGGAAGGCTGGAAAGGGATGCAACTACCAGTTGAAACGCTTGCGGATTAG
- the ppsA gene encoding phosphoenolpyruvate synthase translates to MSSRDTANVLWFDELHREDVNLVGGKSSSLGEMTSSMDVPVPYGFATTARAYQYFMTQTGLNDKVNDLLASIQDYENSDELHTACEQIRNLIVNATMPADLAADIEQAYADLAKKMGQTDPFVAIRSSATAEDLPNASFAGQQESYLNIKGAADVVNRVQQCYSSLFTDRATYYRHKQHFPHEKVALSAAIQMMVFSKASGIMFSVNVADGDASKIVIDAIYGLGEYIVLGKVTPDHFVIDKQSMKIVEKNIIKQPVQLMRLPGGGTKEESVPDELQGQPVLTDAQVIELAGYAKEIERHYGCYMDMEYALDTNTNRLWIVQARPETVWSQRNKHKDAADDEDVVDEADAKVIVRGLPASPGLASGVVHVIDNPKDIDQFKQGEVLVTLMTSPDWVPAMKKAAAIVTNNGGMTCHAAIVSREMQIPCIVGTKSKKVAATDVLKTGDVVTVDAKNGVVYQGKVAGMLKPKSGATAVAGQVIAAESFAPTATGVMMNLGDPDLADKYSSLPADGIGLMREEFLWTTFIHEHPLYLIEQGHPEKVVNMLADGIAKVVRAMAPRPVVLRFSDFKSSEYRNLKGGDKYEPHEPADLLGWRGASRYYDSKYIEAFKLELAAVKKVRNEFGLKNLNVMIPFVRTVDEAQKVTTIMRDEGLARSADFKVYMMAEIPTNIILADQFNQFVDGYSIGSNDLAMLILGCDRNNDTVAHLFDERNLAVKRAIRHLIKTAHKDGKTVSICGQAPSEYPEFTNFLIQSGIDYVSVNPDMVKETKRNVAHFEQRIMLDKATGRGLQDPIDYKW, encoded by the coding sequence ATGAGTAGTCGTGATACGGCAAACGTTTTATGGTTTGATGAATTACACCGCGAAGATGTGAACCTAGTGGGCGGTAAGTCGTCTTCACTGGGTGAAATGACGTCATCGATGGATGTTCCAGTCCCATATGGCTTTGCGACCACCGCCCGGGCGTATCAGTACTTCATGACCCAGACGGGATTGAATGATAAGGTCAATGATTTGTTAGCCAGCATTCAGGATTATGAAAATTCTGATGAATTGCATACTGCGTGCGAACAAATTCGTAACTTGATCGTGAATGCGACAATGCCCGCAGATCTGGCGGCTGATATTGAACAAGCCTATGCGGATCTCGCTAAGAAAATGGGGCAAACTGATCCGTTCGTGGCGATTCGCTCTTCAGCGACTGCGGAAGACTTACCAAACGCTTCATTTGCCGGCCAACAAGAATCTTACTTAAATATTAAAGGTGCTGCCGATGTCGTTAATCGGGTTCAACAATGTTACTCGTCACTGTTCACGGATCGCGCGACATATTATCGGCACAAACAGCATTTTCCACACGAAAAAGTGGCCCTCTCAGCGGCGATTCAAATGATGGTCTTTTCTAAGGCTTCCGGGATCATGTTCTCCGTCAATGTAGCGGATGGGGATGCTTCCAAGATCGTGATCGATGCCATTTATGGTTTGGGTGAATATATTGTGTTGGGCAAAGTTACGCCGGATCACTTTGTTATCGATAAACAATCAATGAAAATCGTTGAAAAGAATATTATCAAACAACCTGTCCAATTAATGCGGTTACCGGGTGGCGGGACTAAGGAAGAGTCCGTCCCCGATGAATTACAGGGTCAGCCAGTATTAACAGATGCGCAAGTCATTGAATTGGCCGGCTACGCTAAAGAAATCGAACGGCATTACGGTTGTTATATGGACATGGAATACGCTTTGGACACGAATACCAACCGGCTATGGATCGTTCAAGCGCGGCCAGAAACAGTTTGGTCACAGCGTAATAAGCACAAAGATGCAGCTGACGATGAAGATGTTGTGGATGAGGCGGATGCTAAAGTTATCGTCCGGGGGTTACCAGCTAGTCCGGGCTTAGCCAGTGGGGTCGTGCATGTCATTGATAATCCGAAAGACATTGATCAGTTCAAGCAAGGCGAAGTGTTAGTGACGTTAATGACATCACCAGATTGGGTACCGGCAATGAAGAAAGCTGCAGCGATCGTGACTAATAACGGCGGCATGACTTGTCACGCTGCGATCGTTTCTCGTGAGATGCAGATTCCATGTATTGTCGGCACTAAAAGTAAGAAAGTCGCGGCAACCGACGTCTTGAAGACCGGCGATGTCGTAACCGTCGATGCTAAGAACGGGGTTGTTTATCAAGGTAAAGTCGCTGGCATGTTGAAGCCAAAGAGTGGTGCTACGGCGGTTGCTGGTCAGGTGATTGCGGCCGAGAGCTTTGCTCCAACTGCTACGGGCGTGATGATGAATTTGGGTGATCCTGATTTGGCTGACAAATATTCAAGTTTACCAGCTGATGGAATCGGCTTAATGCGCGAAGAGTTCCTATGGACAACCTTTATTCATGAACATCCACTATACTTGATCGAGCAGGGTCACCCTGAAAAGGTGGTCAATATGCTGGCGGATGGTATCGCGAAGGTTGTTCGGGCAATGGCACCACGGCCAGTCGTCCTACGCTTCTCAGACTTTAAGTCGAGCGAATATCGTAATCTAAAGGGTGGCGACAAATACGAGCCGCATGAACCAGCTGATTTACTGGGTTGGCGGGGTGCATCTCGGTACTATGATTCCAAGTATATCGAGGCCTTCAAGTTGGAACTGGCTGCGGTCAAGAAAGTTCGGAACGAATTTGGGTTGAAGAATTTAAATGTCATGATTCCATTCGTACGAACCGTTGACGAAGCACAAAAAGTAACGACCATTATGCGCGATGAAGGCCTAGCTCGGAGTGCTGACTTCAAAGTCTATATGATGGCTGAAATCCCAACCAACATTATTTTGGCCGACCAATTCAATCAATTCGTTGATGGCTATTCGATCGGTTCGAATGACCTTGCAATGTTGATTCTGGGTTGTGATCGTAATAATGATACGGTGGCTCACCTCTTTGATGAGCGGAACTTGGCCGTTAAACGAGCGATTCGGCACCTGATTAAGACAGCCCATAAAGATGGCAAGACGGTTTCGATTTGTGGTCAAGCACCATCAGAGTACCCAGAGTTTACTAACTTCCTGATTCAAAGCGGCATCGACTATGTTTCAGTCAATCCGGATATGGTCAAGGAGACTAAACGAAATGTGGCGCACTTTGAACAACGCATTATGTTGGACAAAGCGACTGGCCGGGGCTTACAGGACCCAATTGATTATAAATGGTAA
- a CDS encoding daunorubicin resistance protein DrrA family ABC transporter ATP-binding protein, with the protein MDEEMMIQMTHVQKRFGTKVAVQDLSLQVQRGEIFGLLGPNGAGKTTVIRMMTTLLRQDAGKILVNGFDSLSQARRVRQQFGLTGQTASIDQDLSARENLQIFGRLNGLSRAAAKHRAMELLTDFDLKHSADHVLATFSGGMRRRLDLAVSLIGKPAILFLDEPTTGLDPRTRAQMWQAIRQLVADGSTVVLTTQYLEEADQLADHIALIDHGQLVASGTPTALKQTVGGQELELEVSATTAVPPAKDILQVMLGQDVRVAERTLTVPLDTANLTPVTEILMRLQAAQITVTNFAMHAPSLDDVFFKLTVGTN; encoded by the coding sequence TTGGATGAAGAAATGATGATTCAAATGACCCATGTTCAGAAGCGATTTGGAACGAAAGTCGCCGTTCAAGACTTGTCACTGCAAGTCCAACGGGGTGAAATTTTTGGCTTATTGGGTCCTAATGGTGCGGGTAAAACGACGGTCATCAGGATGATGACGACCCTATTGCGACAAGATGCTGGGAAAATCTTAGTCAATGGCTTTGATTCATTGTCGCAAGCCCGACGCGTTCGCCAGCAGTTTGGTTTGACCGGTCAAACCGCTAGTATCGATCAGGACCTGAGTGCGCGGGAAAACTTGCAGATTTTTGGGCGCTTGAATGGTTTAAGCCGTGCGGCGGCGAAGCATCGAGCGATGGAATTACTGACGGATTTTGATTTGAAGCATTCTGCGGATCACGTTTTGGCCACATTTTCTGGCGGGATGCGGCGACGATTAGATTTGGCGGTTAGCTTGATTGGTAAACCGGCCATTCTTTTTCTCGATGAACCGACCACGGGCTTGGATCCGCGGACAAGAGCGCAGATGTGGCAAGCGATTCGTCAACTGGTGGCCGATGGTTCGACTGTGGTGCTAACGACTCAGTACTTAGAGGAAGCTGACCAGTTAGCCGACCACATTGCGCTCATAGATCATGGCCAGTTAGTTGCCAGTGGGACACCCACCGCTTTGAAACAAACAGTAGGGGGTCAAGAGCTTGAATTGGAAGTCAGTGCGACGACGGCCGTCCCACCGGCTAAGGATATCTTACAAGTCATGCTCGGTCAAGATGTCCGTGTTGCGGAACGGACCCTAACAGTGCCGTTGGATACCGCTAACTTGACGCCGGTCACTGAAATTCTGATGCGGTTACAAGCTGCTCAAATCACGGTCACTAACTTTGCGATGCACGCGCCGTCGCTCGATGATGTGTTTTTTAAACTGACCGTGGGCACAAATTAG
- a CDS encoding ABC transporter permease, which translates to MEIKQPAELSHVLTMTHRNLLKMWHNPDNVSDVVIQPIIFTLLFGYLFGGAIAGSVQAYLPMLVTGILIQSILNAASGSGQQLREDINAGVFDRFKTLPISPIVPLAGQLVGDVFRLLISGLMALVTAFMMGWRPIVSPLVLIGVLLLAVFVGWSLSWVFALVGLMVKNAALIGSLSMIIILVLTFLSNAFIPTKTLPHLLQTIVRLNPVSLTITAMRTILRTGHWGPDAFGVLLSGFLIIVIFMPLTVLAYRRFG; encoded by the coding sequence ATGGAAATCAAACAACCAGCAGAGTTAAGTCATGTTTTGACAATGACGCATCGGAACTTATTAAAAATGTGGCATAATCCAGATAATGTTAGTGACGTGGTGATACAACCAATTATTTTTACCCTATTATTCGGTTACTTGTTTGGTGGGGCCATTGCGGGCAGTGTCCAGGCCTATTTACCAATGCTAGTTACCGGTATTTTGATTCAAAGTATTTTGAATGCAGCATCGGGATCCGGACAGCAATTACGTGAAGACATTAACGCGGGGGTGTTTGACCGCTTCAAGACGCTACCGATTTCACCGATCGTACCGTTAGCCGGTCAGTTAGTGGGGGATGTTTTCCGATTGCTTATTTCTGGCTTGATGGCACTGGTGACAGCTTTTATGATGGGCTGGCGACCCATTGTTAGTCCACTAGTATTGATCGGCGTTTTACTGCTGGCAGTATTTGTTGGATGGTCGCTTTCATGGGTCTTTGCTTTAGTTGGTTTAATGGTCAAAAATGCGGCCCTGATTGGCAGCCTGTCAATGATCATTATTTTAGTGCTGACCTTTTTATCTAACGCCTTTATTCCGACTAAGACGTTACCACATTTGTTGCAAACAATTGTCCGATTGAATCCGGTCAGTCTAACAATTACCGCGATGCGCACAATTTTGCGGACTGGCCATTGGGGGCCCGATGCATTTGGTGTACTGTTAAGTGGTTTCCTTATTATTGTGATTTTTATGCCGTTAACTGTGTTGGCATATCGCCGATTTGGTTAA
- a CDS encoding zinc-binding alcohol dehydrogenase family protein codes for MQVYVVNQPGGPEALQLTTLPKPNVKPGWTRVKVLGFGINHSEIFTREGKSPSVQFPRVLGIEVVGVVDETSAPATFTSGQRVVSIMGEMGRAYDGSYAEYVLLPNEQVYPIKTNLSIASLVATPETYYTAYGIFKSLQLKATDRVLIRAATSGVGIADLNLIKAYNPKIHVAGTTRRLVKRQQLIDAGFDEVIVAPDSARLPAATAHFDKIVDLIGPLSVKDSLSHLNEGGIVNMTGELGGLWTVPDFDPISDIPNGCYLTGFSSGDVSQTLLQDLFDFIAAYHVSVAPARIFNFNQVPAAHAYLQAADSFGKAIVLLDQNAE; via the coding sequence TTGCAAGTATACGTCGTGAACCAACCAGGTGGACCAGAAGCGTTACAATTAACGACGCTTCCTAAACCGAACGTCAAACCGGGGTGGACCCGGGTAAAAGTTTTAGGTTTTGGTATCAACCACTCAGAAATCTTTACGCGGGAAGGCAAGTCACCGAGCGTGCAGTTCCCACGAGTGCTCGGAATCGAAGTAGTTGGTGTGGTCGATGAGACCAGTGCGCCAGCAACATTCACGTCTGGGCAACGTGTGGTTTCAATCATGGGTGAGATGGGTCGGGCATATGATGGTAGTTATGCCGAATACGTATTATTACCGAACGAGCAGGTTTATCCGATCAAAACGAATCTATCGATTGCCTCATTGGTGGCAACCCCTGAGACCTACTACACGGCCTATGGCATTTTTAAGTCTTTGCAGCTTAAAGCGACGGACCGGGTGCTAATTCGAGCAGCTACTAGTGGGGTTGGGATTGCTGATTTAAATCTGATCAAGGCTTATAATCCGAAGATCCATGTGGCCGGGACTACTCGGCGGCTAGTTAAGCGCCAACAATTAATTGATGCTGGCTTTGATGAGGTCATTGTCGCTCCGGATAGCGCTCGTTTACCAGCCGCAACGGCTCATTTTGATAAAATTGTCGACTTGATTGGTCCGCTCAGTGTCAAAGATTCGTTGTCGCATCTCAACGAAGGCGGCATTGTAAATATGACGGGCGAATTAGGTGGGCTGTGGACCGTTCCTGATTTTGACCCGATTAGTGATATTCCGAATGGGTGTTATTTAACGGGCTTTTCCTCTGGCGATGTTTCTCAGACATTGTTGCAAGATTTATTTGACTTCATCGCAGCATATCATGTGTCGGTCGCCCCTGCTCGGATTTTTAACTTTAATCAGGTACCGGCGGCCCATGCTTATTTGCAAGCGGCAGACAGTTTTGGAAAGGCCATTGTGTTGTTGGACCAAAACGCTGAGTAA